Within Micromonas commoda chromosome 9, complete sequence, the genomic segment ttattctgcgagcacggtcgtgtgcgctatcagtgcaaggagtgcggtgggggctcgatctgcgagcacggtcgtcagcgctcttactgcaaggagtgcggcggtgcatcaatctgcgagcacggtcgtcagcgcaaacaatgcaaggagtgcggtggtgcatcaatctgcgagcacggtcgtcagcgctatcattgcaaggagtgcggtggttCTGGAATCTGcaagcacggtcgtcagcgctctcagtgcaaggagtgcggcgggagctcagtctgcgagcacggtcgtgagcgctctacatgcaaggagtgcggtgggaGCTCAATATgtgagcacggtcgtcggcgctctcagtgcaaggagtgcggtgggggctcaatctgcgagcacgatCGTAtacgctctcggtgcaaggagtgcggtggggggtcaatctgcgagcacggtcgtcagcgctcttactgcaaggagtgcggtgggtctcaaatctgcgagcacggtcgtcagcgccaaaagtgcaaggagtgcggtggggggtcaatctgcgagcatgGTCGTAGGCGCAACAGATGTGAGGAATGtcgggacgcgccgcgcccgtaACGCGTGCTCGCGATCATCCGCGTCGGCTCATACTGTCAAACACTCGttcgcgccttcgccgccgctaCTTCCGACgcttcgccaccgcgcccagCACCAGCAGGTCcccttcctccgccgcctcgatcctcgcccgagcctccgcgtccatccgcctcgcgtcctcctcgtccgtcacCCGTCGAAAcgtgccggcgccgtcgagaaGTCGGAGCCAAAACTTTTCCCCAAAGTCCCCAGCGACGTACCCGGACTCGCGTCCTTTATCCCTCACCGTGAAcgccagcgcgacgagcgtttggggcggggaggcggcacccccctcggcacccccctcggcacc encodes:
- a CDS encoding predicted protein produces the protein MKTTIWRPNVRVTLDEYGEVVDTESGGEEVCSASPHGRQRRYCKECGGALFCEHGRVRYQCKECGGGSICEHGRQRSYCKECGGASICEHGRQRKQCKECGGASICEHGRQRYHCKECGGSGICKHGRQRSQCKECGGSSVCEHGRERSTCKECGGSSICEHGRRRSQCKECGGGSICEHDRIRSRCKECGGGSICEHGRQRSYCKECGGSQICEHGRQRQKCKECGGGSICEHGRRRNRCEECRDAPRP